The following nucleotide sequence is from Trifolium pratense cultivar HEN17-A07 linkage group LG2, ARS_RC_1.1, whole genome shotgun sequence.
GcaagtggacggtgggattggtcctcttggattagtcggtcctagggccggatacccagttttttttttaaaaaaaaaaaaaatgtaatgtaaTAGTAAGTATCGGTGTATGACAccaacacatatatatatatctgacACTAGGACATACCTAATTCGAAGAGTGTCTGAGagtttgaaataataatttcGTCGTTATCTCTTAACTCGTATTTAtcaattactaatatattaaaatcgattacgaCCAAAGttcctaatttatccttattattgTTAACCACGttccaagttttatattcttcattgtaattttactaaaacaaatattttttaaaaaaatatagaaagataaTATGGTTAAAAGTAGGAGCAAAATAGATTATACATAGGAATAAAACATaacaatctatacataaaaatagataaaaaaattaatttatatgcaccgtcagtgtaaagttattttacacatgcatccaataatataccgacacatcatgtatggtatttaaaaacacatgatgtgtcacattcattaaatgatgtggcaacgcatcatttgatatatgtgtaaagaatctttacaccgactgtgcacaacaattaaactcgaaaaaaaaacaataattaataataatacaataaagttaatCAGTATCGAACTTACTAAATTACcttaaatattcctaataaaatttttaatctattactattactaatatattaaaatcgattaccaccaaagatcctaatttatccttattactgctaaccacgttgcaaattttatatcattcattgtaatttactaaaaaatctttaaaaaaatatagaaagatgatatgcttaaaaataggaataaaatatattatagataggaacaaaacttAACAATCCCTACataaaaatagggaaaaaacaataattaataataatttaataagttAATTAGTATCGAACTTACTAAATTACCTTAAATATTctgaataaaatttctaatttttttaatttaaaatatacaataaagttaattagtatcgaacttactaaattaccttaaatattcataataaaatttctaatttttttattaaaaatatacacgagaccattatttgtcactaaaacataaagaattgaataaataagtttataagaaataattaacacaataaggCCCTGTTTGGgttagcttatttttgaacttatgcaatataaattagattttatgctattctataagttcacactagtgaaaattgtatttttataagctattttatcataaactatcttgaaaaacttataataatatataaaaattgcattaaCTGTTtgaataagctaatccaaacgggacctaattccacttatattttaacaatattatataacaaatttttaaatatttaatttaaaataaattttctgtAAAAAACTCAAATATCTATCTTTAAACTAGTTTAGCTTTAAAACGAGGCCAatgctagggtgggagaccatgacatgtctctcaccggtgcaccatatgatatgtggattggattgaatgtgtacatgatattatggtgtactgtcagtattatattatttattaatttttttgaaaaaaaaaagttttcaatttttccggataaaatttttctattttttttttggaaaaaaaatttcggttttttttttcgaaaaaaaagttccaaatttttaaggaaaaaagtttcgattttagaaaaaaacaattccggagtctttgctgaacaaaaaagttttcgttcttttttcaaaaaaaaaaagtttcggatattttccgaaaataaagtttccgattttttttctgaaaaagatccaatattttattcggaaaaaaaagtttcaaatattttctatttttttactcttttttgtatcgacaataatttttaggtgaacatttcgaaactatttttcccaaaaaatcggaaattttttttgggaaaaatctgaactttttccataaaaaaacaaaaactttttttttttgaaaaatatccgaaacttttttcccgaaaaaagaacggaaaatTTTTTTCCCAGAAAAACTCTGGAATTGCTTTTATGTGAAATCGAAATTTTTTCCCCCAAAAATTAGGAACtttttttccaaaagaaaaaatcgaaaattttgtgcccgaaaaaaagatagaaaacttttttccagaaaaatttaaaacttttttttttcaaaaaaaatataaataatataatactgacagtacaccataatatcatgtacacattcaatccaatccacatatcatatggtgcaccggtgagagacatgtcatggtctcccaccctagcatTGGCCTTAAAACGAATAACAATAGCGCTGTACTTTGTAGCACAAAAACGGAAGCAGGGATGTCGGTTAGTTACACTGTGACAACAACTAACATACACTGTAACAAGGAAAGGAATAAATTGAAGTGAGATTCGTTACCAccataaatttatttgttattgtCACTTTCGGTTGCAACAATTCAACAGAGAACTGAAAGTTACATCACCACAAACACAAATGGGTAACGCACATGGACATCATCATCGCAAACACCGTTTTTCCGTTCCAAACAACACGGTTCCTCCTCCTACTCCACCTTATAAATACGGTTCTACTTCTCAGCTTCATAATCcaccaaacaacaacaacatgatTTCTTTGCCTTACGCCAACGCCGACATTACTCTCCGTTCCCTCGCCGCTCAGGCTGAAGGCTTTGGCCGCTTCGCAACCGGTGGACTTCATGGTTCTCTTTATCATGTCACATCACTCTTAggtaaaggttttttttttttttactttattcatTTATGATAAATTCTTGTTACTTTgtcaatattattaataaattctTAGTTTCAGTTTAGTAGCTTATATTGAAATAGAAGGAAACTTAAGGTAGAGTGCAGGTGGCTTACTAAAATAATGGATAGGGCTGAACATGATAATTTCAGTTGTATTGTCGTGTTGATCTGTCTAGTACTTACTTTTTACaaatcaaacggaccctaatgTATATGGATCATTTTAGAGTAAATGAGAATTTAAGtacttgaaaattgaaattgtaGGGGACTATCAATTTACTATCTCAAATTTGCGAAGTCCTTGAAATTGAACGTTAGTTTTCCAAATTTAGTATcacaattttgaattttctatACCTGTCTTGATGCAGCATTAGACTATTCAAGTTAATAGGTAAATCTTTCGTTGCTTTTGCTGAAGGTTTAACAGGGAGATATTTTGATGGAGGGACTAAATTTATCGGTGTCCCTTAATTTATGGGATTTGGACTGCATGCAGTTAGGACAGACCTGACCGTCTGATTAAGATCGAACGGTCCAAATATAAAGCAGTCATACAGTCCGATCAAATCTTCTTTCAATCAGGAACATCCGATCATGATTGTACGGTCAGATCTGTCCTGACTGCAGGACTGCATGCAATCCAGATCCAGGACTAATTTCTTTTCCAAAATTAATTTAAGGGACTAATTTGctattttgtaaatttgagGACTTGCTCAATCGTTAAGGGGGTAATTTGCTATTTAGTCAATGATTTTATTAAACCAAATTGGCTGTGATATTGATATGTTGGATTGTTATGAATGTAGATGATGGACCGGGATCATTGCGTGACGCATGTCGCAAAAAAGAGCCTTTGTGGATTGTGTTTGAGGTTTCTGGTACAATTCAACTTTCGTCTTACTTGAGTGTGTCATCATACAAGACCATTGATGGAAGGGGCCAAAGGATTAAGCTGACTGGAAAGGGTTTTCGGCTGAAGGAATGTGAACATGTAATCATTTGTAATTTAGAGATCGAAGGGGGCAGAGGACCTGATGTTGATGCTATTCAGATTAAACCTAATTCAAAACATATATGGATAGATCGTTGCACTCTCAGTGATTTTGAAGATGGGCTCATTGATATCACTCGAGGAAGCACTGATATTACAATTTCAAGGTGAGATTAATTGGATTTAAATTCCTGTAGTCGAGAAATTTGTGGTCTGGCAATTTGGACTGTCCATAGGATGACTCACATTCTCACATAGTGTTTTCAATCCAATTTAAAAAGTTGGAAACAGGCTTTTAAACAGCGTGTGTGGTAACGATTGCTGTTGTGTTGTATTGTATTGCGGCCAAATCTGGCCATAATCGTAGCG
It contains:
- the LOC123907617 gene encoding probable pectate lyase 4 translates to MGNAHGHHHRKHRFSVPNNTVPPPTPPYKYGSTSQLHNPPNNNNMISLPYANADITLRSLAAQAEGFGRFATGGLHGSLYHVTSLLDDGPGSLRDACRKKEPLWIVFEVSGTIQLSSYLSVSSYKTIDGRGQRIKLTGKGFRLKECEHVIICNLEIEGGRGPDVDAIQIKPNSKHIWIDRCTLSDFEDGLIDITRGSTDITISRCHFHQHDKTILIGSDPKHVDDRCMKITIHHCFFNGTRQRHPRVRFAKVHLYNNYTRNWGIYAVCASVESQIFSQHNIYEAGQKKVAFKYLHEKAADKEAEATGHIISEGDIFLNGAQPGLMTENIGIKVFHPSEHYLTWTVGAPTDDLKQVLHHYTGWQSVARPADQAVCAE